The following proteins are co-located in the Candidatus Avedoeria danica genome:
- a CDS encoding S8 family serine peptidase codes for MNALRRIALAAIAAAVMLAAAAAAAAGTASARPDDPAGATPPRSSVAVPNRPPDGPPPAVAGDPTRREYVVFLNDAPPLAKYRGGIAGLAPTAADLNGDVHLDLGTPAALAYSAYLDGRRAAAIARLKAVAPRADIGWQYHIVAHGFTVGLTADEAVAAKHMPGFDLVFPDEKLAYEMDSSAEVVRATDAWQAVGGVEEAGLGARIAVMDSGMDIEHPWFRDDGMPPPPAGYPSATLVTSNGVLSYPEPERFVNGKVIAARVFVRNGTTQTLQSQTPLIGCSIPTITSGNPNPPPAGCAGTNDHGLHVAGIASGRRGTYELKTGSLVIPTVMSGVAPMAHVLTYRNIDPSVGATVAGLEQSVKDEVDVVNMSQGTVGWLLARPERHPISLAADAAADAGTVFVVSAGNAGSNGRTSLSGGWKYHPRVMAVGNTTTAGSLDQKITVTGAGVPADAAQIVAAPRGEPIQKDLSGPLFLAPGGGCSQDTGASGKIVVVDQLGAGNCTATVRADNMQKSGAKAIVFYRSSAAYAGYSDGGGVSNYAANLPLASAAIGTTGGRSLVAWLAGGGSGTATISGTITRGRSEPADFVSGSSSQGPGLDWQIKPDIAAPGQNILASRIYVDAVAKKRLYPVASISGTSMATPHVAGAVGVLRAVHPDWTVDQVISAIVNTSSPTLMVSPLDPKPAVPADAGPGRLDVAAALDPGAFLWPTTLSFGRLAEGATKSISVSVESDLEAPATWNVSVAPVGGSGATVTVEPTSITLQPGEKATFNAVLTVPADVADSEHWGDVILETDAGGTSHRLRQQYYAFVDRLADRKNVLIVDWAYGSKVDHTRYYTEALEAAGLTYDVWVLDSATARVSDRRLPLRTSHPPLAVMSRYDLVILNANESKTSMMSINLSGLYQYQNLMLRGGSFLIAGQGTPNFWRYLSTSARLPDTPANRQTYRHTWPFTWAGAPNQNVGCEMCLTRYFTGFTPELTATLSGRLLVPFPQRPVTDSLDVILEPNPGADDGAPFGYAIDLSTGDNAPEGAAGNQYTFASGSLVTSLKPSTSNTLATGLGDYDFAEGIIDDLVPLARPLWQYTGMMAVDRVNPLTMTEQTKVVGTYVAGQQHPGTGVTWNAMFWGFGLEGVGKGEDARTVTRERLLGDTFNFLARNIAGITLKVLEPSAPDFELELAFPDYARLPELEKAEVLWGDGETDVLMGWGDPFGGGRVYPRADDVTFSHAYAGPGEYEVTLVLYPRADAAPIHVAGTVTVTAPPTPEPPRNPNIYLPLSLHGMLGGDAPMPTVWLDRR; via the coding sequence GTGAATGCGTTGCGCCGAATCGCCTTGGCGGCCATCGCCGCCGCCGTCATGCTGGCCGCCGCGGCCGCCGCGGCCGCCGGAACCGCCAGCGCCCGCCCGGACGACCCGGCGGGCGCGACACCGCCACGTTCCTCGGTCGCCGTGCCGAACCGTCCGCCCGACGGCCCGCCGCCGGCCGTCGCGGGCGACCCGACCCGCCGCGAGTACGTCGTGTTCCTGAACGACGCCCCGCCGCTGGCGAAGTACCGCGGCGGGATCGCGGGCCTCGCCCCGACGGCGGCGGACCTGAACGGCGACGTCCACCTCGACCTCGGGACGCCTGCGGCGCTGGCGTACTCCGCCTACCTCGACGGCCGCCGCGCCGCGGCGATCGCCCGATTGAAGGCCGTCGCGCCGCGGGCCGATATCGGCTGGCAGTACCATATCGTGGCCCACGGCTTCACGGTCGGGTTGACGGCGGATGAGGCCGTGGCGGCCAAGCACATGCCGGGCTTCGACCTGGTGTTCCCGGACGAGAAGCTCGCCTACGAGATGGACTCGAGCGCCGAGGTCGTGCGGGCCACGGACGCGTGGCAGGCGGTCGGGGGCGTGGAGGAGGCCGGGCTTGGGGCGCGGATCGCCGTCATGGACAGCGGCATGGACATCGAACATCCGTGGTTCCGCGACGACGGGATGCCGCCGCCGCCGGCAGGGTATCCGTCGGCGACGCTGGTCACCTCCAACGGCGTCCTGTCCTATCCCGAGCCCGAACGCTTCGTGAACGGCAAGGTCATCGCCGCGCGGGTGTTCGTGCGGAACGGGACGACGCAGACGCTGCAGTCGCAGACGCCGCTCATCGGCTGCTCGATCCCGACGATCACGTCGGGCAACCCGAACCCGCCGCCGGCCGGATGCGCCGGCACGAACGACCACGGCCTGCACGTCGCCGGAATCGCCAGCGGTCGACGAGGCACGTACGAACTGAAGACCGGCAGCTTGGTGATACCGACCGTCATGTCGGGCGTGGCGCCGATGGCGCACGTGCTCACGTACCGCAACATCGACCCCAGCGTCGGCGCGACCGTTGCCGGCCTCGAGCAGTCCGTGAAGGACGAGGTCGATGTCGTGAACATGTCACAGGGCACGGTCGGCTGGCTCCTGGCACGGCCCGAGCGGCACCCGATCTCACTGGCCGCCGATGCAGCGGCCGATGCCGGCACGGTCTTCGTCGTCTCCGCCGGCAACGCGGGCAGCAACGGGCGCACGTCGCTGTCCGGCGGATGGAAGTACCACCCGCGCGTGATGGCCGTCGGCAACACGACGACCGCCGGTTCGCTCGACCAGAAGATCACGGTGACAGGCGCCGGCGTACCGGCCGACGCGGCGCAGATCGTCGCCGCGCCGCGGGGGGAGCCCATCCAGAAGGATCTCTCCGGACCGCTCTTCCTGGCGCCGGGCGGGGGATGCAGTCAGGACACCGGCGCGTCCGGCAAGATCGTCGTCGTCGACCAGTTGGGCGCCGGCAACTGCACCGCCACGGTGCGCGCCGACAACATGCAGAAGAGCGGCGCCAAGGCGATCGTGTTCTACCGCAGCTCCGCCGCGTATGCCGGCTATTCGGACGGCGGCGGGGTCAGCAACTACGCGGCCAACCTCCCCCTCGCGTCGGCCGCGATCGGCACGACGGGCGGCCGGTCGCTGGTGGCGTGGCTGGCGGGGGGCGGCAGCGGCACGGCGACGATCTCCGGCACGATCACCCGCGGGCGGTCAGAGCCGGCCGACTTCGTCTCCGGTTCGTCCAGCCAGGGTCCGGGGCTCGACTGGCAGATCAAACCGGACATCGCGGCGCCGGGCCAGAACATCCTCGCGAGCCGGATCTATGTCGATGCCGTCGCCAAGAAGCGCCTCTATCCCGTCGCTTCGATCTCCGGCACCAGCATGGCCACGCCGCACGTCGCCGGCGCCGTCGGCGTGCTGCGGGCGGTGCATCCGGACTGGACCGTGGATCAGGTGATCAGCGCGATCGTCAACACCTCGAGCCCGACGCTGATGGTCAGCCCACTCGACCCGAAGCCCGCCGTGCCCGCCGACGCCGGCCCCGGCCGGCTCGACGTTGCCGCGGCCCTCGACCCGGGCGCGTTCCTCTGGCCGACGACGCTGAGCTTCGGCCGCCTGGCCGAAGGGGCGACGAAGTCGATCAGCGTGAGCGTCGAGAGCGACCTCGAGGCGCCGGCGACGTGGAACGTCAGCGTCGCCCCTGTCGGCGGCAGCGGGGCGACGGTGACCGTCGAGCCGACGAGCATCACGCTCCAGCCGGGCGAGAAGGCGACGTTCAACGCCGTCCTCACCGTCCCGGCCGACGTCGCGGACAGCGAGCACTGGGGCGACGTGATCCTCGAGACGGACGCCGGCGGCACGTCGCATCGCCTGCGCCAGCAGTACTACGCCTTCGTCGATCGTCTGGCCGACCGGAAGAACGTGCTGATCGTCGACTGGGCGTACGGCAGCAAGGTGGACCACACGCGCTACTACACCGAGGCGCTCGAGGCGGCGGGCCTGACGTACGATGTCTGGGTCCTCGACAGCGCGACGGCGCGCGTGAGCGACCGCCGGCTGCCGCTCCGTACGAGCCACCCGCCGCTCGCCGTGATGTCGCGCTACGACCTCGTCATCCTCAACGCGAACGAGAGCAAGACATCGATGATGTCGATCAATCTGAGCGGCCTCTACCAGTACCAGAACCTCATGCTGCGCGGCGGAAGCTTCCTCATCGCCGGCCAGGGCACGCCGAACTTCTGGCGGTACCTGTCGACCTCCGCCAGGCTGCCGGACACGCCGGCGAATCGACAGACGTATCGCCATACATGGCCGTTCACGTGGGCCGGCGCGCCCAACCAGAACGTCGGCTGCGAGATGTGCCTGACGCGTTACTTCACCGGCTTCACGCCCGAGCTGACGGCCACGCTTTCAGGCCGCCTCCTCGTCCCGTTCCCGCAACGGCCCGTCACCGACTCGCTGGATGTCATCCTCGAGCCGAACCCCGGCGCCGACGACGGCGCGCCGTTCGGCTACGCGATCGACCTCTCGACCGGCGACAACGCGCCCGAGGGCGCCGCCGGAAATCAGTACACATTCGCCTCCGGCAGCCTGGTCACCAGCCTCAAGCCGTCCACGAGCAACACGCTGGCCACCGGCCTCGGCGACTACGACTTCGCCGAGGGGATCATCGACGACCTCGTCCCGCTCGCCCGACCGCTCTGGCAGTACACCGGCATGATGGCCGTCGACCGCGTGAACCCGTTGACGATGACCGAGCAGACGAAGGTCGTCGGCACGTACGTGGCGGGCCAGCAGCACCCGGGGACGGGCGTGACGTGGAACGCGATGTTCTGGGGCTTCGGGTTGGAGGGCGTCGGCAAGGGCGAGGATGCGCGGACGGTGACGCGGGAGCGGCTCCTCGGTGACACGTTCAACTTCCTGGCGCGGAACATCGCCGGGATCACGCTGAAGGTTCTTGAGCCGTCCGCGCCTGACTTCGAATTGGAGCTGGCGTTTCCCGACTATGCCCGACTGCCTGAACTGGAGAAGGCCGAGGTCCTGTGGGGGGATGGTGAGACGGATGTACTCATGGGCTGGGGCGATCCCTTTGGTGGTGGTCGGGTCTACCCTCGTGCGGACGACGTGACGTTCAGCCATGCCTACGCCGGCCCCGGCGAATACGAGGTCACCCTCGTTCTCTACCCGCGCGCCGACGCCGCCCCGATCCACGTCGCGGGCACCGTGACCGTCACCGCGCCGCCCACGCCCGAACCCCCGCGCAACCCGAATATCTACCTGCCGCTCTCGCTCCACGGGATGCTCGGCGGGGACGCACCGATGCCAACGGTGTGGCTGGATCGACGATAG
- a CDS encoding DegT/DnrJ/EryC1/StrS family aminotransferase, with translation MPVPFIDLQRFEPDFLDRWMDRVRDVTVHTRFVSGPDVARLEARLAEAAQAPAVVACANGTDALQLALRAVGVGEGDIVAIPDATFWATFEAVVNVGARPVTVDIDPIDLQLDFDAFVRAVDAHRPKAAILVHLYGWGSRRLDDFRTFCRSRDIALVEDGAQAWGVTWNGRSIYADALISTVSFYPAKVLGACGDAGAVVCSSPELAATVRMLGNHGRTDHYAHGAVGWNSRMSGFDAAWLDLCLDYLDVRLADRRRVAERYQELLPALGIRVVGPPAGYVENGYLNVTLHDPAVRPAIEAALKARGIGFGTVYPGAMSKQPGAAGHLVAAVGGAEADRLARSVLNLPLFAGMTDAEFDTVLTGVGEAVGAVGGTVDIHMVGAVDGGGATSAAAPAASV, from the coding sequence ATGCCCGTCCCGTTCATCGATCTGCAACGCTTCGAACCGGATTTTCTGGACCGCTGGATGGACCGCGTCCGCGACGTGACCGTCCACACCCGCTTCGTCAGCGGCCCCGACGTCGCGCGGCTCGAGGCGCGGCTGGCCGAGGCCGCTCAGGCGCCGGCCGTCGTGGCGTGCGCCAACGGGACGGACGCGTTGCAGCTGGCGCTCCGGGCCGTCGGCGTGGGGGAAGGCGACATCGTCGCCATTCCTGACGCCACGTTCTGGGCCACGTTCGAGGCCGTCGTGAACGTCGGCGCGCGGCCGGTGACGGTCGACATCGATCCGATCGATCTGCAACTGGACTTCGATGCATTCGTCCGGGCCGTCGACGCCCATCGCCCCAAGGCCGCGATCCTGGTCCATCTGTACGGCTGGGGCTCGCGGCGGCTCGACGACTTCCGCACCTTCTGCCGCTCGCGCGATATCGCACTGGTGGAGGACGGCGCGCAAGCGTGGGGCGTCACATGGAACGGCCGCTCGATCTACGCCGACGCCCTGATCAGCACGGTCTCGTTCTACCCCGCCAAGGTCCTCGGCGCGTGCGGCGACGCCGGCGCCGTCGTGTGCTCGTCGCCCGAGCTGGCCGCCACCGTGCGGATGCTCGGCAACCACGGCCGTACGGACCACTACGCCCACGGCGCGGTCGGCTGGAACAGCCGGATGAGCGGCTTCGACGCTGCCTGGCTCGACCTGTGTCTGGACTACCTTGACGTGCGGCTCGCCGACCGACGGAGGGTGGCCGAGCGCTACCAGGAGCTCCTGCCGGCGCTCGGCATTCGCGTCGTCGGCCCGCCGGCCGGCTACGTCGAGAACGGCTACCTGAACGTGACGCTGCACGACCCGGCCGTTCGGCCGGCCATCGAGGCCGCGCTCAAGGCACGCGGCATCGGCTTCGGCACCGTCTACCCGGGCGCGATGAGCAAGCAACCCGGCGCCGCCGGACACCTCGTCGCGGCCGTCGGCGGCGCGGAGGCGGATCGACTGGCCCGGAGCGTCCTCAACCTGCCACTCTTCGCGGGCATGACGGACGCGGAGTTCGACACGGTGCTGACCGGCGTCGGCGAAGCGGTCGGCGCGGTGGGCGGAACGGTCGACATCCACATGGTCGGCGCGGTCGACGGCGGCGGTGCGACATCCGCAGCCGCTCCCGCGGCATCCGTCTGA
- a CDS encoding N-acetyltransferase yields MAASGTSAPTRIADTAIVHPGAALGPGCQVWHHSQVREGAVLGEGCIVGKDVYIDSDVRIGARCKIQNGALLYHGLTVGEGVFIGPQACFTNDRVPRAVNPDFSLKAADDWLVGETSVGDGAAIGAGAVVVTGVAVGRWAIVGAGAVVTRDVAPYALVVGNPARRIGWVCRCGRRLEAGEAPCSGCGMALADGRPAEDAAGLPPGAGR; encoded by the coding sequence ATGGCAGCGTCCGGCACGTCGGCTCCCACGCGTATCGCCGACACCGCCATCGTCCACCCCGGCGCGGCGCTCGGCCCCGGCTGCCAGGTCTGGCACCACAGCCAGGTCCGCGAGGGCGCCGTCCTCGGCGAGGGGTGCATCGTCGGCAAGGACGTGTACATCGACAGCGACGTCCGCATCGGTGCGCGGTGCAAGATCCAGAACGGCGCGCTGCTCTACCACGGCCTGACCGTCGGCGAGGGCGTATTCATCGGCCCGCAGGCGTGCTTCACGAACGATCGGGTACCGCGGGCCGTGAATCCCGACTTCAGCCTGAAGGCGGCCGACGACTGGCTCGTCGGCGAGACGTCCGTGGGCGACGGCGCAGCGATCGGCGCCGGCGCCGTCGTCGTCACCGGCGTCGCCGTCGGCCGCTGGGCCATCGTCGGCGCCGGCGCCGTCGTGACGCGCGACGTCGCGCCGTACGCCCTCGTCGTCGGCAACCCGGCGCGGCGGATCGGCTGGGTCTGCCGGTGCGGCCGGCGACTCGAGGCGGGCGAAGCGCCGTGCAGCGGCTGTGGCATGGCGCTCGCCGACGGCCGGCCCGCCGAGGACGCGGCCGGGCTGCCGCCGGGAGCCGGGCGATGA
- a CDS encoding Gfo/Idh/MocA family oxidoreductase, producing MTLRAAVIGAGAMGRHHARVYAALDDVDLVGVADPVAENRDWVERRLRVPTFDDHRTLLSSERPDLVSVVVPTQQHLTVALDVIAAGIAVLVEKPIAATEAEAQVMIDAAREADVVLTVGHVERFNPAVRELKRRVDAGELGRVFTVQARRVGPFPARVRDVGVVVDLATHDLDILRWIVGREVVRIQAETAQRIHTAHEDLLVGLLRFDGGAIGLLNINWLTPTKIRELSVTGERGMFVADYLRQTLTFYANESADAHWETFGQLQGVVEGNATTIRIDGGEPLVAELAAFAAAVRDRTPPVVSGEDGLAALRLARAIVEAGERGDDPAWGGP from the coding sequence ATGACGCTGCGTGCCGCCGTCATCGGCGCCGGGGCGATGGGGCGCCACCACGCCCGCGTATACGCCGCGTTGGACGATGTCGACCTCGTCGGCGTCGCCGACCCCGTGGCCGAGAACCGCGACTGGGTCGAGCGCCGCCTGCGCGTACCGACGTTCGACGACCACCGGACGCTCCTGTCCAGCGAGCGACCCGACCTCGTCAGCGTCGTCGTCCCGACGCAGCAGCACCTGACCGTGGCGCTCGACGTCATCGCGGCAGGCATTGCCGTGCTCGTCGAGAAGCCGATCGCCGCCACCGAGGCCGAAGCGCAGGTGATGATCGACGCGGCGCGCGAAGCCGATGTCGTCCTCACCGTCGGCCACGTCGAACGCTTCAACCCGGCCGTGCGCGAGCTGAAGCGGCGCGTCGACGCGGGCGAGCTCGGCCGTGTGTTCACCGTGCAGGCTCGGCGGGTCGGGCCGTTCCCGGCGCGGGTGCGGGACGTCGGCGTCGTCGTGGACCTGGCAACACACGACCTCGACATCCTGCGCTGGATCGTCGGCCGCGAGGTCGTCCGGATCCAGGCCGAGACGGCGCAGCGGATCCACACCGCGCACGAGGACCTGCTGGTCGGGCTGCTGCGGTTCGACGGCGGCGCGATCGGACTGCTGAACATCAACTGGCTGACGCCGACGAAGATCCGCGAGTTGAGCGTGACGGGCGAGCGCGGGATGTTCGTGGCCGACTACCTGCGCCAGACGCTCACGTTCTACGCGAATGAATCGGCCGATGCCCACTGGGAGACGTTCGGCCAGCTGCAGGGCGTCGTCGAGGGCAACGCGACGACGATCCGGATCGACGGCGGCGAACCGCTCGTGGCCGAGCTGGCCGCGTTCGCCGCCGCGGTGCGCGATCGAACGCCGCCCGTCGTGAGCGGCGAGGACGGGCTCGCGGCCCTGCGCCTTGCCCGGGCCATCGTCGAGGCGGGCGAGCGAGGCGACGATCCGGCGTGGGGCGGTCCGTGA
- a CDS encoding nucleotide sugar dehydrogenase — protein sequence MIGNRAVDTVPGAVSDAFAPLAARLDDRTARLAVVGLGFVGTPVACTLAGAGYTVVGVDVVADKVDAINAGRVPFEGEEPGLPELLARVVAEERLVATADPEALRLCDAILVAVDTPVDPVTHQPVYRALEGALAAIGPRLRTGTLVVIESTLAPGTMDRVVAPALERTSGLRIGRDVLLVHCPERVMPGRLLANLSSMSRVVGGSTPEAADIALRLYRHVVTAPDATLDASDALTAEIVKTGENAYRDVQIAFANEMALVCEAAGADVWRVRDLINKSPGRHMLLPGAGVGGHCIPKDPWLLISGMTARLIPAARAVNDGMPAHMADLAADGLAEHGLRLRGSRIAVLGMSYLENTEDDRNSPSVALVAALAQRGADVVAHDPWVAAYRGRTVDVVVDGVDAIVIMVAHTAYRTLDWAAIAGRVRTAVLVDGRHAVDAGMAERCGWTVRAVGIGPTRAPLRHRRDESPG from the coding sequence GTGATCGGCAATCGCGCCGTCGACACCGTGCCCGGCGCCGTGTCCGACGCGTTCGCCCCGCTCGCCGCCCGCCTCGACGACCGCACCGCGCGCCTCGCCGTCGTCGGCCTCGGCTTCGTCGGCACGCCCGTGGCCTGCACGCTGGCCGGCGCGGGCTACACCGTCGTCGGGGTCGATGTCGTCGCCGACAAGGTCGATGCGATCAACGCCGGCCGAGTGCCGTTCGAGGGCGAGGAGCCGGGGCTGCCGGAGCTCCTCGCGCGCGTCGTCGCCGAGGAGCGGCTCGTCGCCACGGCCGACCCCGAGGCGCTGCGGTTGTGCGACGCGATCCTCGTCGCCGTCGACACGCCCGTCGACCCCGTCACGCATCAGCCCGTCTATCGCGCGCTCGAGGGGGCGCTGGCAGCGATCGGCCCGCGGCTGCGGACCGGGACTCTCGTCGTCATCGAAAGCACGCTGGCGCCGGGGACGATGGATCGCGTCGTCGCGCCAGCGCTCGAGCGCACGAGCGGGCTGCGGATCGGCCGCGACGTCCTCCTGGTCCACTGCCCCGAGCGCGTCATGCCGGGCCGGCTGCTGGCGAACCTGTCGTCGATGAGCCGCGTCGTCGGCGGGTCGACGCCCGAAGCCGCCGACATCGCGCTCCGCCTCTACCGCCACGTCGTCACCGCGCCGGATGCGACGTTGGACGCAAGCGATGCGCTCACGGCCGAGATCGTCAAGACGGGCGAGAACGCATACCGCGACGTGCAGATCGCCTTTGCGAACGAGATGGCGCTCGTCTGCGAGGCGGCCGGCGCCGACGTCTGGCGGGTGCGGGATCTCATCAACAAGTCGCCCGGCCGCCACATGCTCCTGCCCGGCGCAGGCGTCGGCGGCCACTGCATCCCCAAGGACCCGTGGCTGTTGATCAGCGGGATGACCGCCCGCCTGATCCCCGCCGCCCGCGCCGTGAACGACGGGATGCCGGCCCACATGGCCGATCTGGCCGCCGACGGCCTGGCCGAGCACGGCCTGCGCTTGCGCGGCAGCCGGATCGCCGTGCTCGGCATGAGCTACCTCGAGAACACCGAGGACGATCGGAACAGCCCGAGCGTGGCCCTTGTCGCCGCGCTTGCCCAGCGCGGCGCCGACGTCGTGGCGCACGATCCGTGGGTGGCGGCCTACCGGGGCCGGACGGTCGACGTCGTCGTGGACGGGGTGGATGCGATCGTCATCATGGTCGCCCATACCGCCTATCGCACACTGGACTGGGCGGCGATCGCGGGCCGCGTTCGCACCGCGGTGCTCGTCGACGGCCGACATGCCGTCGACGCCGGGATGGCGGAGCGATGCGGCTGGACGGTGCGGGCGGTGGGCATCGGCCCAACGCGTGCGCCGCTGCGGCATCGCCGAGACGAGAGCCCGGGATGA
- a CDS encoding class I SAM-dependent methyltransferase: MTVSRSTSRERMASDITAAAHYDTLALWGRPPDPANAERLARTQALVPIGTRSVLDVGCGDGTSSAALLDRVPVVVDLDLSPRALRFVAGVPVAGSITALPFPDRSFDVVLAAEVIEHLPADVMARALAEMGRVAENWVIVSTPNGEQLAARQAACARCGRRFHPNWHQRRFTAARHRRLAPAGFEWRRTDGVGTWRQSMVLAAGRRAVGHLVQGDGLTCPHCGHGHVVRPAYNLGQRAGLRLLAMAGPLVRPRARWIVSAYARRGSA, encoded by the coding sequence ATGACGGTGTCGCGCTCGACGTCCAGAGAGCGGATGGCTTCGGACATCACGGCGGCGGCGCACTACGATACGCTCGCACTGTGGGGCCGGCCGCCCGATCCGGCGAATGCGGAGCGGCTCGCCCGAACACAGGCGCTCGTGCCGATCGGCACCCGCTCCGTGCTCGACGTCGGATGCGGCGACGGGACATCGTCGGCCGCGCTCCTGGATCGGGTACCCGTCGTCGTCGACCTCGACCTCAGTCCGCGCGCGCTCCGGTTCGTGGCCGGCGTTCCCGTCGCGGGCAGCATCACGGCCCTCCCGTTCCCCGATCGGAGCTTCGACGTCGTGCTCGCCGCCGAGGTGATCGAGCACCTGCCGGCCGACGTCATGGCCCGCGCCCTGGCCGAGATGGGACGCGTCGCCGAGAACTGGGTCATTGTCTCGACGCCGAACGGCGAGCAGTTGGCGGCGCGACAGGCAGCGTGCGCACGCTGCGGTCGCCGTTTCCACCCGAATTGGCATCAGCGTCGCTTCACCGCCGCCCGACACCGCCGCCTGGCGCCTGCCGGGTTCGAGTGGCGGCGCACGGATGGCGTCGGAACGTGGCGCCAGAGCATGGTGCTGGCCGCCGGACGCCGGGCCGTCGGGCACCTCGTTCAGGGCGACGGCCTGACCTGCCCGCACTGCGGGCATGGCCACGTGGTCCGCCCGGCGTACAACCTTGGGCAGCGGGCGGGCTTGCGGCTGCTGGCGATGGCGGGGCCGCTCGTGCGACCGCGCGCGCGTTGGATCGTCTCGGCGTATGCGCGGCGGGGTTCGGCGTGA
- a CDS encoding oligosaccharide flippase family protein: protein MTPGSEDFDLPAPPNEVLPNTPAGVGHRTVTSLAWNVVASPLRMAVMFVRSVITAHLLGVATFGVFAMASSIVFVTSSLARSIDGALLNRAPETEDEQRAADVLFSMKTIVTAVWVLALCAWALLGARPALRGAVLTLTGVTAVSIFLDTPRAVLARRVVHRRLVMADLAELTITSLVTVGLALAGAEIWALVGAEIVGVAVSAAFLVGWRPAWRPHWRLDRDVVRYYLRFGSRTAPARVLFMATERIDDLWTGAYLGDYSLGIYSRAYRFATYPRNFVVAPITSVIGGTYAELKHDRQRLNAVFRLSNSVLLTAGLAFGGALVLAAPEMVRLVLGVKWLPMVRPFQLMCIFALVDPIRIGLANMLGSLGDPGSVLRAYTLQFAVLAVGLLLLGPPFGISGVTLAVDGMVVLGTAYLYRRARRHVDVPISRLIAPPLLAAAVGTAATLAVFTWPLSTLPFAAQLAYRFAFIQHPVIAAMVMAVKLSAFGFAYAATLALVDRRTLADLFAAVRPVLDRRR, encoded by the coding sequence GTGACGCCTGGGTCCGAGGACTTCGACCTGCCGGCTCCACCGAACGAGGTTCTGCCGAACACGCCGGCCGGCGTCGGCCACCGAACGGTTACGTCGCTGGCATGGAACGTGGTCGCCAGCCCGCTGCGGATGGCGGTCATGTTCGTCCGCAGCGTCATCACCGCTCACCTCCTGGGCGTGGCGACGTTCGGGGTGTTCGCGATGGCCAGCAGCATCGTGTTCGTGACCTCCAGCCTGGCGCGCAGCATCGACGGTGCGCTGCTGAACCGTGCGCCGGAGACCGAGGACGAACAGCGGGCGGCGGACGTGCTCTTCTCGATGAAGACGATCGTGACGGCCGTGTGGGTGCTGGCGTTGTGCGCCTGGGCGCTCCTGGGCGCGCGGCCGGCGCTTCGAGGGGCGGTCCTCACGCTGACCGGCGTCACCGCCGTCTCGATCTTCCTCGATACGCCACGCGCCGTGCTCGCCCGCCGCGTCGTTCACCGCCGGCTCGTCATGGCCGATCTGGCGGAGCTGACGATCACATCGCTCGTCACGGTCGGACTGGCGCTGGCCGGCGCCGAGATCTGGGCGCTCGTGGGCGCCGAGATCGTCGGCGTCGCCGTTTCGGCCGCCTTCCTCGTCGGCTGGCGGCCGGCGTGGCGCCCCCACTGGCGGCTGGATCGGGATGTCGTCCGCTACTACCTGCGCTTCGGGAGCCGCACGGCGCCCGCCCGCGTCCTGTTCATGGCCACGGAACGGATCGACGATCTCTGGACCGGCGCCTACCTGGGCGACTACTCCCTCGGCATCTACTCGCGTGCCTACCGCTTCGCGACGTACCCGCGCAACTTCGTCGTCGCGCCCATCACGAGCGTCATCGGCGGCACGTACGCCGAGCTGAAGCACGATCGCCAACGCCTGAACGCGGTGTTCCGGCTGTCGAATTCCGTGCTGCTCACGGCCGGTCTCGCCTTTGGCGGCGCGCTCGTACTGGCCGCGCCCGAGATGGTCCGCCTCGTCCTGGGCGTCAAGTGGCTGCCGATGGTGCGCCCGTTTCAGCTCATGTGCATCTTCGCGCTCGTCGATCCGATCCGAATCGGTTTGGCGAACATGCTGGGCAGCCTCGGCGATCCGGGCAGCGTGCTCCGCGCCTACACGCTGCAGTTCGCCGTCCTGGCGGTCGGATTGCTCCTCCTCGGCCCGCCGTTCGGCATCTCCGGCGTGACGCTGGCCGTCGATGGGATGGTCGTCCTCGGCACGGCATATCTCTACCGCCGCGCCCGCCGCCACGTGGACGTCCCGATCAGCCGCCTCATCGCGCCACCCTTGTTGGCGGCGGCCGTCGGCACCGCGGCCACGCTGGCCGTCTTCACGTGGCCGCTGAGCACCCTGCCGTTCGCCGCCCAGCTGGCCTACCGCTTCGCGTTCATCCAGCACCCGGTCATCGCGGCGATGGTGATGGCCGTCAAGCTGTCGGCGTTCGGCTTCGCCTACGCCGCCACCCTCGCCCTCGTCGACCGGCGGACGCTGGCCGATCTGTTCGCCGCCGTGCGCCCGGTGCTGGACCGCCGCCGATGA